A stretch of Gemmatimonadaceae bacterium DNA encodes these proteins:
- the selB gene encoding selenocysteine-specific translation elongation factor — protein sequence MILGTAGHIDHGKTTLVRALTGVDTDRLPEEKRRGITIELGFAPLHLEGVGTVGVVDVPGHEGFVRTMLAGATGVDLALLVIAADEGVMPQTREHLAILRLLGVERGVVALTKCDLVDDEWRELVVEDVRALLADTPLADAPIVATSSTTGAGLDDLRAAISAAARAVPARAGDDLFRMPVDRAFTIKGTGTVVTGTVWSGRLTRDATVRVLPVDRAVRVRGIQTHGDQVQVAEPGHRTAVALAGIDVADVNRGSFLVADGAWRESNVLRAEVVLLDDAPKALRARTAVRFHIGTADIGARVVASDGVLAPGERKFARVVLDEPVVLRAGDRFVLRSASPASTIGGGIVVDPFATRRARPWEVEPHSAPALRLGLALREAGESGLDVASLPIRLGVLPRELEPLLGDDTTLRINGRVYASEVAASLESRLVSLVDDAHRARPLETGVSLQELRSRLAAPQELIDFVLARAAEQRLVETEGGTIRAAGWSPRLTDAQRVLLGEIDESVRAAAYEPPSVGELTPRFGAVVADLLRHLERQRRVVAVEPDRYYSTESVNLLIERLRTGMVKGREYSPAELRELLGFSRKFLIPFLEYCDRQGLTTRTASGRVWRV from the coding sequence ATGATTCTCGGAACCGCCGGCCACATCGATCACGGCAAGACGACGCTCGTTCGTGCGCTCACGGGCGTGGACACCGATCGGCTTCCCGAGGAGAAGCGGCGCGGCATAACGATCGAGTTGGGTTTCGCGCCGCTGCACCTCGAGGGCGTCGGAACCGTCGGCGTCGTCGACGTCCCCGGACACGAGGGTTTTGTACGCACAATGCTGGCCGGCGCAACCGGAGTCGATCTGGCGCTCCTCGTCATCGCCGCTGACGAAGGTGTCATGCCGCAAACGCGCGAGCATCTCGCCATTCTTCGTCTGCTCGGCGTCGAGCGCGGCGTCGTTGCGCTCACCAAGTGCGATCTCGTCGATGACGAGTGGCGCGAGCTCGTGGTCGAGGACGTGCGCGCATTGCTCGCCGACACGCCGCTCGCCGATGCGCCGATCGTCGCAACTTCGTCGACGACTGGAGCAGGTCTCGACGATCTGCGTGCGGCAATCAGCGCCGCCGCGCGCGCAGTACCCGCGCGTGCCGGCGACGATCTCTTCCGCATGCCGGTCGATCGCGCATTCACGATCAAGGGCACCGGCACCGTCGTCACTGGCACCGTCTGGTCGGGACGCCTAACGCGTGACGCGACCGTGCGTGTGCTTCCCGTCGATCGCGCCGTGCGCGTACGCGGCATTCAGACCCACGGCGATCAGGTGCAGGTCGCGGAGCCGGGACATCGCACCGCCGTAGCGCTGGCGGGAATCGACGTCGCGGACGTCAACCGCGGCAGCTTCCTCGTCGCCGATGGCGCCTGGCGCGAGTCGAATGTGCTTCGCGCCGAGGTCGTGCTGCTCGACGATGCACCGAAGGCGCTGCGCGCGCGCACTGCCGTACGCTTTCATATCGGCACCGCCGACATCGGAGCACGCGTTGTCGCCTCCGATGGCGTGCTCGCGCCAGGTGAGCGCAAGTTCGCGCGGGTGGTGCTCGACGAACCCGTCGTTCTGCGTGCCGGAGACCGCTTCGTTCTGCGTTCTGCGTCGCCTGCGTCGACGATTGGCGGCGGCATCGTCGTCGATCCATTTGCGACGCGTCGCGCGCGGCCGTGGGAGGTCGAGCCCCATTCGGCGCCGGCGCTGCGATTGGGATTGGCGCTGCGCGAGGCAGGGGAGTCCGGACTCGACGTCGCGTCGCTGCCGATCCGCCTCGGCGTTCTGCCGCGCGAGCTCGAGCCCCTGCTCGGCGACGACACCACGCTTCGCATCAATGGCCGAGTGTACGCATCCGAGGTTGCAGCCTCTCTCGAGTCGCGCCTCGTTAGTCTCGTCGATGACGCGCATCGCGCGCGACCACTCGAGACCGGCGTCTCGCTCCAGGAACTGCGTTCGCGTCTCGCGGCACCACAGGAGCTCATCGACTTCGTCCTTGCGCGAGCCGCGGAGCAGCGCCTCGTCGAGACCGAAGGCGGCACGATCCGCGCGGCGGGATGGTCGCCGCGTCTCACCGACGCGCAACGCGTCCTCCTGGGTGAGATCGACGAGAGCGTTCGTGCCGCGGCGTACGAGCCGCCGAGCGTTGGCGAGCTCACGCCGCGCTTTGGCGCCGTCGTTGCCGACCTGCTTCGTCATCTCGAGCGTCAGAGGCGCGTCGTCGCGGTCGAGCCGGACCGGTACTACAGCACCGAAAGTGTGAACTTGCTCATCGAGCGGTTGCGAACGGGCATGGTGAAGGGTCGGGAGTATTCGCCAGCCGAGCTTCGCGAGCTGCTTGGGTTCTCTCGCAAATTCCTCATTCCATTTCTCGAGTATTGCGATCGGCAGGGTCTCACCACGCGCACGGCAAGCGGTCGAGTGTGGCGCGTTTGA